The genomic window GCCGATGAAGTTGCCCGGCTGCGGGAAAAGAGTAAGAACCTCACCGAGTCCATCTACAGTGACCTGACCCCCTGGCAGGTGGTACAGGTGGCGCGCCATCCGCAGCGCCCCTACTCCAAGGACTATATCCAGCGCATGTTTACTGACTGGGATGAGCTCCACGGTGATCGCCATTTCGGCGATGACAAGGCCATCATCTCCGGTATCGCACGCCTGGACGGCAAGCCGGTAGCGGTGATCGGTGAGGAGAAGGGGCGTAGCGTCAACGACAAGGTGGCGCGCAATTTCGGTATGCCGAAGCCCGAAGGCTACCGTAAGGCCCTGCGGATCATGGAGATGGCCGAGCGCTTTGGCCTGCCGGTATTGACCCTGATCGATACCCCAGGGGCTTACCCCGGTATCGACAGTGAGGAGCGCGGCATCAGTGAGGCCATCGCCCAGAACCTGGCGGTGATGTCACGTCTGCGTACGCCCATCATCTGCACCGTGATCGGTGAAGGCTCTTCTGGCGGCGCGCTGGCGATCGGTGTCGGCGACCAGCTCAACATGCTGCAGTATTCCACTTACTTTGTGATCTCCCCGGAAGGCTGCGCCAACATCATCTGGAAGACCGTTGAAAAGGCCCCACTGGCGGCTGAGGCCATGGGGGTGACCTCTACGGTGCTCGAGGAATTGGGCATTGTGGATGAGACCATCGAAGAGCCGCTAGGCGGCGCCCACCGGGATCCGGAGGCGA from Microbulbifer aggregans includes these protein-coding regions:
- a CDS encoding acetyl-CoA carboxylase carboxyltransferase subunit alpha produces the protein MNFNFLEFEQPIAELESKIKELQHVGDDNELNIADEVARLREKSKNLTESIYSDLTPWQVVQVARHPQRPYSKDYIQRMFTDWDELHGDRHFGDDKAIISGIARLDGKPVAVIGEEKGRSVNDKVARNFGMPKPEGYRKALRIMEMAERFGLPVLTLIDTPGAYPGIDSEERGISEAIAQNLAVMSRLRTPIICTVIGEGSSGGALAIGVGDQLNMLQYSTYFVISPEGCANIIWKTVEKAPLAAEAMGVTSTVLEELGIVDETIEEPLGGAHRDPEAMAGRLQERLSEQLDQLRRVPIDELLEKRYQRLMSYGNITS